taacaaaattctcaatttaTACTCAAGTTGtcacgtaagcaaaattagcATTCTAATTACGTGATAACTCagcatgaaatttttttaattagtacaaactacatgttataactttttaaatgtttttctatTAATGTATAGAGAATATGCAAATTTACAGCCTAATTATGGTATAACATATATTAATCCTATCAAGTTATAGAgctttattttcaaaataacgaATGGTAAAATAATTCTTTAACTCTGCCTGATTATCccataatatatatgttaactcTACCTAACTAGCCCATAAGTAAATATTCCTAAAGAAAATGTAAAGAAGGTTTTGAGTGACATGATAAAATTGTATATCAACTTACGCATGAAATATGTTAAAGGGGGAAAAAACTCAGAACCACCAACTGTTGCATGAGCCATGCGTTTCCACTCGATTATTTGTAATTTCCAAATATTATATTTGCACATTTAGtgtcaaaattatatttaatgataatatattttcatttacaaatatataaactatagaAGAGTATCTAGTGGAGGTTGCTAAATGGATAAGAACAAAAATcagaacaatatttttattccaaaaaaaaaactcatcaaaGCAATATGGTTTTGACGTGCTTTAGTGGGATTTGTATAAAGGCTTGGCATCATAGTGAATTTGTCAACGCCCCATGCATTGTCTTGGCTCGTCACCAGTATGGGTCATAATTTGATTATACTGTTTTAGTAAACGTTAATCTCTTTGTTTCAAATAATAAGTTGTTTTGGCTAAATCATAAATACTAAGATAAACATTATTTTGtctctaaaatttaattaaaaaagaaatgaccaatgataaatcatattttattttaattaaatatcgtTTAGTCACAATGCAAAAACATATTGGAATTTAAAAACAacttatattgtgaaacaaacaaaaaaatctttacCAGGGCTTACATATTGAAATAGATGAAGTATTACTATAATTATTTTCTCATGTCtgtaaattattatatacagAGGAATATTACAAAGAAAATGGAGAGATTTCTTTCTAAATATTGGAAGAACTCATTCTTGGAAGATTATCTTGCCTACGCCTCCATGGAATCACTTGCTTAAACCCTTTGTAAACCCTTGCCTGCGTTTTTAATCATGCAATCAAAATAAGCCAACAGTAAGTTCATTCACGCAAATACAGAAGAGATTTTAGAAGTTTAGAACAGAGTACGTGATGATAAAAGTTAGCAAGATCTGAACTGAAGTTGGTATCAAAACTTACCAAGAAATCAGATTTTGAGTGAGAAAGGTTCACAAGGCTTCCTTTTCTTCTAATTCTGCTTATCTTCACCGTTGTGCCGCCACCATCGCAGCAGCGACCGTTCGTGGAATGTGAAGAGTTGGAGCTACACTCGGATTGTTTTTCGCTTCTCCATATCACTGACAAAGACCGGCGAGGTATAACGTAAGGGCCATCAAGAACTGTGGTTGGAGATGGCTCATCCGCCGTGGCTGGCGAAATCAGCCTCGGCGGAAGCTCAAGACACCTCACAATTCCCCCTCCTCCTCCGGCGTTCTGCTTTAACGCCGGAGGTTTGTTCTCATCGGAAACGCGAGGCTTTCCCGGAGCTTCCTCCCATAGAAATGGAACTGATCCGGCGATGTTCACAGGCGGTGTCGCTAGGCCAGGAGTATCAGATGCTCTATTTAAAGGAATCGAGAATAGAGGAAGCTTAGGAGTCGCACAGAACCGTTCTTGATCATCAGACTCAAATTCCATCGCTTTTTCAGAGTAGacgccttttttttttttttttgctaaaaaagaatataaacctTCTTTGACGTTGTAAGAATAAATGAGTTGGGATTTAAAtagaagaaaaatggaaaatttgaTGACAAATAATGTGAGGTTTTGTGTATTTTATTTGACAGAAAAATGTATTATGTAGGGAAAAGATGTAACGTTAGaagagaaaataaacaaaacgcTCCTTGTGCTTGTGGGCTGTGGCGCTTCTTGTTCACGAGAATCGGGGTCCTACCAACGATTTTCTTAACGTTGGATCCTTTCAAATTTCATGTCTAGCTTTTATTGCCTATAGGACTACGATAGTGGTAAGTGGTCACATTAAATGATAGATAGTTATGTATTCTGAACAAGTCTTGTCCgttggccaaaaaaaaaattgtcatgtTCTCTCAATTATACAAGTTTGTTTAGTCTCTAAACTACAGAGACGTAGGCCATTGTAGGTGTATCCTAAAATATGCGAGTCGTGGACAGTAGCAAATCATTGTTTAGTGAAATCAACACGTCTAGCAAAAGACTAGTTACAGTGAGGAATGTGATGCGTTGAAAGTCAACTTAAATGCTGCACTTTGTCATTGCATGAGCTACGACTGTGAATGGTGAAATGAGTTATGTGTGGAAAAGGAGCAATTAGGCGCATCATATTGACCTTGTGAGTCCTTGCAAGTTTTGATTTTCATGCGTCTTCTTGGCGGTTTCGCCCAAAACATATGGCGGTTTTAATTCCAATTTATATTTCAACATATGGCTATTATTCCATGCGTGGCCTAATTAGCAGGACTATGAGagttgaatatatgtatatgtgtttAAATTTACCATCATATTAGTTATGTGTGTAACGTATACACTATATACATGCTAAACTTTCAATGAATGTAACGTATACACTATACATGCTAAACGTCttgttcaaaaatttaaaataagttgTTTCTACTGGTCTTACGTACCGCAATGAACGCTCTAGAAAGATTTGGTCATGTTGACACGCCATTTAAGTATGGATGATCGGCAGTTCGGTACCACAACATCTGTTGAAAAATATTTGAGtttcactatatatatctcAGAAATATGTATCTATAATAATTACAATTTCTTTACTAATTAGCTAAGACGTGAAACTTAAAAGTTTAATCATTTATAGGAACTATAGTATCAATTACACTGCTAGCTTGTTTGAATTACACCGATCGTACTTCAGCTACCGAATCATTTTGAGGGGGAAATCAGCCAATTCATACATCAACAGAGGATCGCggtcccgatcagtacataCATACGGACCATGTGCTAAAACATACGTAACAcatgaaatatttaaatttcatacACGAACAAAGATATTTAGATTTATACATACATTAACCGTGTTTCCATTAGTTAAATGGTAATGAATGTTTATGTGGATCTAATGAATGCTTacatatcatttatattttaattaattaataaaaataataaaaatttgttttaaaatttgtagatgGGGGGAGTCGAACACGGGTTTGGATACTATCTACCTGTTTGCTCAACCATTGTACTAAAAAGGATTATTCGTTTTATTATCTGTTGTATATGTAATATGTTATTTAGATGATTCGATCAtcctatgtattttgtttatcATCCAAACAAAACACGAAAAACATAATCCTTAGTTCCAGACAATGTGCATATTCCTCGTTATAAGTTTATTATTATCTAGAATTAGTTCcaaaaattatagaaattataaataattgtgtttaattaacttaattattgttattgtgttttattaaaaaaacaaacatcaagataaaaattttaaaaatcaaaaggcatttctgaaacttaaaaataaaatatgaaaaatcaaaaaacaatttcgaaaaaaatattataaaagtttgaatttgaaaacatataattcaaaactatttaaaaatacttttttatttttaatatatacttaaaaaattatttatatttatatatcaatatttatttaaataattatttataaatatctaaaataattatttaaaatattttaaataataataataataaattgatttttaaataattttgaattgtgtgttttcaatttcaaactttttataataatattttcgatttttttattttttatattatatttttaattttcgaaaattccttttcattttaaaaatttgtatcttgaatttaaaaaaaaaaattaaaacacaataacaataattaaaaacaattactTAGAACTTATATATTTTGCGGAACTAATTCTAGATAGTTAAAAGTTCATACCAAGGAATATGAACATATTTAGATGATGTTGAGGAATATGAGCAAATTCATAACAAGGAATAGGaatatgtttttcttgttttgtttggaTGATGACAAAATACATATGAATATGgaaatatctaaataaaaaaatattaaatatacaatagaTATTAGAACAAATTATTTGGTTGGCATAGTGGTTGAGTAATATGggtatactaggttaagatccgcgccttgcgcatgatgaacattatatataaaaattattttatgtattaaatatttttacatattatgtattaaaatgtattatgtattgaataattaaaagtcagtaactatttaagtatataattaaactggtgcaaacatataaatcaattttattaatccaaaaaatatttttttttatatttgataggatatgtaattaaatttgaatgatactaacatacatagtatattttagtatatttttaatattaatgtctattaaatgatgatttctactcatatagtttttttgatcatttgtatcttttataaagaaatatttaaatcacTGATAACAacattttcattgtgggattaatagcccttaatagttttagaaatttatcatttaaaaaaaatagttgtcaatgttcgttcaacatttttatcaaaaatattgttgaaagtaaattttgaaactaaaatattgtattttatatggtttatagtttagtttaaaacgatatatatatatatattcatcttaataattaattaaattagactttttattatatagttttgtaatcatttttttttgtcataacaaatatttcaaacaatggatcataaaatttgaatgtgagatttttaacagttttattaatttacaattgtttgtaaaaattcaaaatatgaacctatccataaaaatctaaaattttattatatgcttattgtggttgtttaattgatttaatagtttaaaattaaacaaatatgatagaagatacactaatttttatcaaatatttattattcaaaatcattaattgccatacatactttagccacattaggtaataccgctatttaaggaaataataaagtacattaatggtttaatgctaaaattattgttagtttaataaaaagcttattatataattcgATAGACcaatatatttctctaatggttctaagaatcatcctagtgatgacatgtggctacaaaaataaattataatgcTTCTCAAACAATATATATGGGATAATATCTGAACCCGGGTTCATTGCCCccatctataattttttttttttttttttttttttttttttttttttttaaattattaatttttattaattagttaaaatataaatgatacgTCATGAAAAATCTCAAGGCAAGAGGGATAAATGGAGATACATATTGTGCTCGATGCGGAGAACCTGAAGAATCAATTaaccatgtattttttgaatgtccaccggCACGCCAAGTGTGGGCATTATCCAAGATTCCGTCAGCTCCgaatttttttcctatttcttcattgtttgctaatatggatcatctattttggagagtccggccaaagatggatgatcatcagtttgcatggattttatggtatatttggaaagctcgaaataacaaagttttcagtaatttggatattgatccGAGGGATACTCTTCAATTAGCTGAAATAGAATCATCACTTTGGGCAGAAGCACAGGTGGGAAATGACCCAACGAGAGGGCTCTCGGTACAGACCAATGTTCCCCTAGTGACACAAGGTCGATGGTGTTTCCTAGATGGTTCATGGAAGGATGAGGATACATTCTCAGGACAAGGCTGGTATAGTACTTTACCAGGGTTTGATGGGCTGctaggggcaaggaatgtaagggcatgtctttcaccccttcattcggagatagaggcgttgatttgggcaatggaatgtatgaagaatttaagacagtttcaggtaacgtttgcaacggattgttctcaattggtgaagatggtttcggaaccagaagaatggccagcattcgAAAGCTATTTGGAAGACATACAGTTTCTCAAAGGaagtttcctcaactcagaTATCGTTCATGTACCTCGGACAGCGAATCTTcgggcggatagtctagcacgcagtgctaggaaacaatcgtcctttgtcgttcacatggatgcggagttaccgatttggtttacagagtcaacatgagtctgtaaattctttgctgtcaaaaaaaaaaaaaaaaaaaatataaatgatacaTAAGTACCCGTTAAATTCATATAAGCATTTTTTACCATTTGATTAAAGGAGACACGATCAATGCATGTACATGTGTTGATATACGTTTTATTATAGGGTCCGTATATATGTATCAATAGGGATTATGGTCCTCTGTTAATGTGTGAATCGGTCAATTTTCCTCAAAATAGGTAAAATATGTTGATCGTGGCAGCTAATCCTTCTTGTTGCAAGCATACGATCATCTGGTCTAATAGGCCTAAGCCGTTCTTAACTTAAGGCCCAATTCTCATTTCATATATTTGACCCAACAACTAACCTGAGGAGATTAAATAGTATATGTGAAGAATTATGGGTTTTTTTCATTCAAATATTGATAATGAGTGGTGATATTCATATCTTGTGTATAAAGTTCGGAACTACGCAAGACGCTAGTCGGGTGGTGATCCTGGGCCTAGCAAATTATCAAAAATCGAAGATTAAGTAGAGTTTATGCGGAAcctagtttttatatattttaattataaatatacatatatatatatatatatatatatattaatacatgtAAAAACTAAATGTAGAAACAAGATAGACCAGTGGTTTGGGATGCTTTTGCTGTTGTAACATGTACAGAGTTTGATGCTTAGGTGATGCAtcacttctttttttattaattaactgtgagttagaaagaaaaaaattaaaaactcacTTGCATTTGTCCCACATGGTTAGTTATGTCTATGAAAAATCTTTTGCCTGTTATATGGGCTGcacttatgttttaaaatttcaatattttggtttaaaattgGTTTTGATCTGCTTTTTAAGCGATAAtcggtttttaaataattaattgcaTCCCCGATTAATTGAACCGATTTGACTAAAATCGGAACGGTGAAGGCATCTGCATTTTAGAATATGGGTATAAAGTAACATAGCCTATGTATATTAGAtgtagttcaaaaaaaaaaaagctacagTATATTAGTATTGAAGCATCATACTTTTTGTTATGGTTTATTCATCTTAAACCAAATTTTAATTTCGTTTGGATCGGTTGTACCATGGTATCGACTGACATGGTTATATATCTGAGAAATTATGTGCTTCGTCCTACTCAATAAAAATTGATATTGAATGGAAACACTCATATCTATAAGCGTCGAGTCATTTCTACTTCATATTTGGACATTCCTAATACAATAGaacatctttatatattaatattcgATAAACTAATAATTGCTATAAATTTTGTCAGTTCTAATTTGGACCGGTTCAAAATTTAATACAAATCGATAAATAatgaaatactttttttttagaaaactctatgtaaatatatagtcccactaaaattattataaattgataatttaaatgcatatatattttatataagtaaaaatctattattatattgtttgttttatattcacaatgaaattatctttatattttcttaagacttaatatatttttgatgagatttagtaatattatatttaaaataacatttaaattcTATGCAATATGTGTTATAtagaccaaataatataataaaattaatataaatgtcaaattttaaaaataataattaatgtctatacagtaaaatcaaatataattttatcttagaatgaaaatattttttttataaaagaaatagaataaatatatcttaaaataaaaatctaaataagaaaatttttgtaatttaataactttataaattaataaaattttaaagtcataacattattaatttgtaGAGGTTCTCCTACAGTTATCTATTAAAACCGTACCTTATGTTAAATAGTTTTTTcttgtattcttattttttgCAAAACACTGTATTCTCAATTTAGTTTCTCATTTTTTTCCGTTTTCTACCTGGAGAGTTTGCAGAATCACAAGGCACAAAGGAGCTTCCAGAAGCAAAGAATTGGCAAAGCTAGAAAACGACAACGGCCGTTCTGTCGTGTCCGGAGATGCGGGGTCAAAACACGCTTTGGGAAATAAACAAAGAACGATAGTATAAGATAAGAGACCCGATGGAGTATTTGATCAAGTCTTGTACTAATCTTAAAGCATTTGCATATGCAGTTACCATGACCTACGGTCATTTGATTAAACAAAGACCTCGTCGTTCGTTTAGAAGAGGGCGAGTGAATATTTAACATGTCCTAATTTAGTTTCGTTTCGTAAATACTTTTACAAAACTACTGCTCAGGAAGTTGGCCTCTCAAGCGCTTATCTTTCACCTTTGGAAGCAGAGGAACAACCTGGTTCATAACAATATCTCTCAGCCTTACTTTGTTGTCTTCAGGGCCTTAGACAGGAAAATGAAGAATATCATTTCTTCTAGGAGGTCGAACAAGCACTTCAGATCACTTATGGTGTTGTGGATACGATAAGTGTTAAAGTTATCCATGGGTTGGATGTTGTTGATTcatcttgttttttctttctttttgccaATATGCTTCAAAACTAAGATCTTGCTTCTGTAAAATCTTCTttcatttatatgatatttacaatttagcaaaaaaaaaaaaaaaaaaaacttttacaaACAAACGAAAAAGCAAGATTTGATgcttttgatattttaaaaccCATATATAATAAAAGGATTATGTATGGGCAAGAATATAGAATATTATATAATCTGATCTCAAACAAAGatgaaaaacttaaaattcCAATTACTTTTTTTTAGCATCCCGATCAAACTCAGGTTCGAAACCTTATGTTAATAATCAACTCCAATATTCCGGAAGTCATAAACATAAACTAGAAGTCGTAAACAATATTTTCCATGTCATAAACAATGAAAAGGTCTTAaacaatgaagaaaaaaaattgcaatatGACAATTTCTAACAGTTTTAGGTCAATTAAAATTAgggttaattaataatttaatattaaggtAGATCGACGTCAATTAGTATTGGggataataaacaaaaagacCATCTATtccttaaaagttaaaacacacAACTATTAAATGTTGAACAAGTCAACAACAAATAACCTAGAAAACACACAGAAGTGCGTAAGAGAGAGAAAATTTGATCTCTAGTATGAGCATGTTGCGAGCGGAGCAATCTGCTTGAATATTCTTAGAGAATACCAAACGAAAAAATTAGAGAATAGTTCTTCAAATCACTTATCTCATTATCTACTGAAACTACATGATCAACaaatcatttgattttttttgatcCGTAAGAAAGAACAGAAATTACATCCTGTGTCGCAATGCATTTTCCCCCCGGTAAATCTCCCCATACAATTCATTCTGCAAATCAAACTCTCGAGCTTCAAATACAAAGCATACACGGATGGACCCTTCGGATACTCGCTACTCAGCTCGTTTGTTCTCCTTCTTTCCATGGTCTATCTAGTATGCATGCAAATACTAGAGAGCGTGCATCATCGTAGACTGtttgttttaaacaaaaaactagGATAGTGATCCTAGTTTTGTTTCTGTACAGTCATAATTCTTTactaattttaccaaaaaaaaaattatttacggaACATAAATTACCTTAATAGCTCACAAATTTAGTATGAAAAAGTCATTTTCTATCGTATAattatagtgtatatatatacatttctaGTGCTTCAAAATTCGaaagaaaataaactataaaagTATGTATATCTTCTGAAATGTTAAACTTCTTGTGAATGAGTACATTTTTCGTTAGCTACAATCCTTGGTCATTATTTTTAAGACTAAACCTCGGTCATTAATAAGTTTTAAATTCGTGGGTCTTTGTTTGACCTCACGGTAAGTTAAAGAATACGACTATGAAAAATCACATGATAGAGAAATAATAcacctaaataaaataaaaatatataattatgtgaCATATGAAGCAACTCGTGAGCATATAAATAAGTGTCCCCTGGTTCCTGCTTTGCCATCATCAACTCACCACCGACTTCAAATGGACCCAACCGATACCCATTCCCAAGAGCATGAGGGTGATTTCAATAACATCACCCAGCTTTCAAATCCGGCAGGCGATGAAAATGTTGATCACCCCTCGGCGGATGAAGTAACGAACCAAACCGATGTTTCTCCCCCGCAAGTGACAGAAAATAGCAAAGAAACTAAGTGCGGTATGGGACCAGGTTtaagtttaaaaacattttgaaTTCATTTCTGAAGTTGTTTCAATAATTTAGGTATATATATTGGCTCTGTATGTTTATTacgaaatttaaattttgggctgCTATTATTGTTGTTAGAAAACATTATATAGAGAAACAAAAATGTTTGTTTGAAATTCATATCTTACGTTACGTCGATAGTGACCATGCATGTGTAGAATAGAAATCATGCATTGGTTACTAAGCTCACCCAATGTTGAATGTCGCATTTGCATGCATGGTAGCATATTTAATATTTCACGAATTTGATACGTTTAATCTGGTAGACAAGTGTTGTCTATATGTACACCTGAAGAAACAAGAAAGCTATAAATTACATATAATATCATTCTTCTGAATTATCGGAATCAAGAACATCAAATTTAGTATTTTCTTGACtccaaaattttgttaaaatgtgTTGTAGGAACCGATACAACACAAGAAACGAGCAGGAAAGATGATGGATCAGCTGAAACTGAAAATGACGTGGGTAAAGAGAAACATTTGGAGGAAGACCACGAGGGAAGTTGGAGCAATGTAGAAGACAAGAAAGGTCATGAGGATGTGCTGAAGGAGATACAAATGCCAAAGACTCATGATCTCTACTGTTCAAACTGCACTCACAACATCACCGGAACTGCTAAACTCTTTAAAAAGGG
The Brassica napus cultivar Da-Ae chromosome A1, Da-Ae, whole genome shotgun sequence DNA segment above includes these coding regions:
- the LOC106444613 gene encoding uncharacterized protein At4g00950: MEFESDDQERFCATPKLPLFSIPLNRASDTPGLATPPVNIAGSVPFLWEEAPGKPRVSDENKPPALKQNAGGGGGIVRCLELPPRLISPATADEPSPTTVLDGPYVIPRRSLSVIWRSEKQSECSSNSSHSTNGRCCDGGGTTVKISRIRRKGSLVNLSHSKSDFLARVYKGFKQVIPWRRRQDNLPRMSSSNI